A section of the Mastomys coucha isolate ucsf_1 unplaced genomic scaffold, UCSF_Mcou_1 pScaffold15, whole genome shotgun sequence genome encodes:
- the Ahcy gene encoding adenosylhomocysteinase, with the protein MSDKLPYKVADIGLAAWGRKALDIAENEMPGLMRMREMYSASKPLKGARIAGCLHMTVETAVLIETLVALGAEVRWSSCNIFSTQDHAAAAIAKAGIPVFAWKGETDEEYLWCIEQTLHFKDGPLNMILDDGGDLTNLIHTKYPQLLSGIRGISEETTTGVHNLYKMMACKEGNIFVTTTGCVDIILGRHFEQMKDDAIVCNIGHFDVEIDVKWLNENAVEKVNIKPQVDRYWLKNGRRIILLAEGRLVNLGCAMGHPSFVMSNSFTNQVMAQIELWTHPDKYPVGVHFLPKKLDEAVAEAHLGKLNVKLTKLTEKQAQYLGMPINGPFKPDHYRY; encoded by the exons CTGACATCGGACTGGCTGCCTGGGGACGGAAGGCCCTGGACATAGCTGAGAATGAGATGCCAGGATTGATGCGCATGCGGGAGATGTACTCGGCCTCCAAGCCACTGAAGGGTGCTCGCATTGCTGGCTGCCTGCACATGACTGTGGAGACTGCTGTCCTCATCGAGACTCTCGTGGCCCTGGGTGCGGAG GTGCGATGGTCCAGCTGCAACATCTTCTCTACTCAGGACCATGCAGCGGCTGCCATTGCCAAGGCTGGCATTCCAG TGTTTGCCTGGAAGGGCGAGACAGATGAGGAGTACCTGTGGTGCATAGAGCAGACGTTGCACTTCAAGGATGGACCCCTCAACATGATTCTGGATGATGGTGGTGACCTTACTAACCTCATCCACACCAAATACCCACAGCTTCTGTCAG GCATCAGAGGTATCTCTGAGGAGACCACGACTGGGGTCCACAACCTCTACAAGATGATG GCCTGTAAGGAGGGCAACATCTTTGTCACTACCACAGGCTGTGTGGATATCATCCTTGGCCG GCACTTTGAACAGATGAAGGATGATGCCATTGTTTGTAACATTGGACACTTCGATGTGGAGATTGATGTGAAGTGGCTCAATGAGAATGCTGTGGAGAAGGTGAACATCAAGCCTCAG GTGGACCGCTACTGGCTAAAGAATGGGCGCCGCATCATCTTGCTGGCCGAAGGCCGTCTGGTCAACCTGGGTTGTGCCATGGGCCACCCCAGCTTTGTGATGAGCAATTCCTTCACGAACCAGGTGATGGCACAGATTGAGCTGTGGACCCACCCAGATAAATACCCCGTTGGGGTTCACTTTCTGCCTAAGAAG CTGGATGAGGCAGTGGCTGAAGCCCACCTGGGCAAGCTGAACGTGAAGCTGACCAAGCTGACTGAGAAGCAGGCCCAGTACCTGGGCATGCCCATTAACGGCCCCTTCAAGCCTGACCACTACCGCTACTGA